From Scleropages formosus chromosome 9, fSclFor1.1, whole genome shotgun sequence, one genomic window encodes:
- the timm21 gene encoding mitochondrial import inner membrane translocase subunit Tim21 — translation MVYSLVLQQARCARCVLHWHGFRDSRAILLTAGKRASPLSHVVTGIHSGAVCEQRRGFSVDFRLNKERSKEKVPQVSVSGPHASPPVASAAQKVKQAGKDFTYLIVVVIGIGVTGGLLYVVFKELFSSSSPSKIYGKALEKCRAHPEVIGAFGEPIKGYGETTRRGRRQQVSHVEYIKDGLKHMRLKFYIEGSEPRLQGTVHTEMKENPESGKYEFRYIFVDIDTYPRRTIVVEDNR, via the exons ATGGTTTATTCTCTTGTCCTACAGCAGGCCAGATGCGCCCGTTGTGTTTTGCATTGGCATGGCTTTCGGGACAGCAGGGCGATACTCCTGACAGCTGGTAAAAGAGCCTCTCCGCTGAGCCATGTTGTTACAGGAATACACAGCGGTGCTGTGTGTGAGCAGAGACGAGGTTTCTCAGTCGACTTCAGGTTGAATaaagaaagaagcaaagagAAGGTGCCTCAGGTGTCAGTATCTGGACCCCATGCAAGTCCGCCGGTGGCCTCAGCGGCTCAGAAAG TTAAGCAAGCAGGCAAAGATTTCACATACCTGATAGTTGTCGTTATTGGGATTGGAGTCACAG GTGGATTGCTGTACGTCGTGTTCAAAGAGTTGTTCTCATCGTCGAGTCCGAGTAAAATTTATGGGAAAGCTTTAGAGAAATGCAGAGCGCATCCAGAG GTTATTGGAGCTTTTGGAGAGCCAATAAAGGGTTATGGAGAGACTACTCGTCGAGGGAGAAGACAGCAAGTGAG CCATGTTGAGTACATTAAAGATGGCTTGAAGCATATGCGCTTGAAGTTTTACATTGAGGGGAGTGAACCCCGGTTGCAGGGGACTGTGCATACAGAGATGAAAGAg aacccTGAAAGTGGAAAGTATGAATTCCGCTACATATTTGTGGACATAGACACCTACCCAAGGAGAACCATTGTTGTTGAAGATAACAGATAA